The following coding sequences are from one Lolium rigidum isolate FL_2022 chromosome 6, APGP_CSIRO_Lrig_0.1, whole genome shotgun sequence window:
- the LOC124662125 gene encoding uncharacterized protein LOC124662125, which translates to MATQLLAPAPPSTTTTDATITAAAAATTTTTCTSTATTIFSLTEDDLREIFLRLPDLRALIRAALTCRAWLQAIRSSRPFRRLFRALHPAPLLGLFLEIGNSSAPSFLPLRRSDPVVAAALRRGDFFLTSLPPLSTGWGFADCRDGYVLLWNMMPKRPSLVALNPMTWAIDVLPRLPGQIATGGRRDFAVLGFHLLSSDESPWSFRVACVCADQRRVRVAVFSSDTWDWAVRPWVHVGGNCSLKYRAGTLVGGSIFWPYQGEARMIRIDTATMDISFLDLPPQVEVAGFNFAVGETKNGELCIVYESAFFLFVWIRRSVDGTEVWAPSTVLSLGEELDRHTLASVLDVQLDLKIVQVRSGLVHLSSTCMTHAGTLHCWFFSLPLETMELELLLEGSFEGDVHLYNMAWPPSLVGDDESIGHG; encoded by the coding sequence ATGGCCACTCAGCTGCTGGCGCCGGCGCCTCCATCCACGACCACCACCGACGCCACCATCACCGCCGCtgcagccgccaccaccaccaccacctgcacctccaccgccaccaccatatTCTCCCTCACCGAAGACGACCTCCGCGAGATCTTCCTCCGTCTCCCGGACCTCCGGGCCCTCATCCGCGCCGCGCTCACCTGCCGCGCATGGCTCCAGGCCATCCGCTCCTCCCGCCCCTTCCGCCGCCTCTTCCGCGCCCTCCACCCGGCGccgctcctcggcctcttcctcgagaTCGGCAACTCCAGCGCGCCCTCCTTCCTCCCCCTCCGCCGATCCgaccccgtcgtcgccgccgccctccgccgcggCGACTTCTTCCTCACCTCGCTCCCGCCCCTGTCCACGGGCTGGGGCTTCGCGGACTGCCGCGACGGCTACGTCCTCCTCTGGAACATGATGCCCAAGCGGCCCTCGCTCGTCGCCCTCAACCCCATGACCTGGGCCATCGACGTCCTCCCGCGCCTGCCCGGCCAGATCGCCACCGGCGGCCGCCGCGACTTCGCCGTGCTCGGCTTCCACCTACTGTCCTCCGACGAGAGCCCCTGGTCGTTCCGCGTGGCCTGCGTCTGCGCGGACCAGCGCAGGGTCCGCGTCGCCGTCTTCTCCTCAGACACCTGGGACTGGGCCGTGCGGCCGTGGGTGCACGTCGGCGGGAACTGCAGCCTCAAGTACAGGGCCGGCACGCTGGTGGGCGGCTCCATCTTCTGGCCCTACCAGGGCGAAGCGCGCATGATAaggatcgacaccgccaccatggACATCTCCTTCCTGGatctgccgccgcaagtggaagtGGCCGGATTCAATTTCGCCGTCGGGGAGACCAAGAACGGCGAGCTCTGCATTGTTTATGAGTCTGCTTTCTTCCTCTTTGTCTGGATTCGTCGTAGTGTGGACGGGACTGAGGTTTGggcgccgtcgacggtgctctcTCTAGGCGAAGAACTCGACCGGCACACTCTTGCCTCCGTTCTGGACGTGCAGCTCGATCTCAAGATTGTGCAAGTAAGGTCTGGACTCGTGCACTTGTCGTCCACGTGCATGACCCATGCCGGCACGCTCCACTGCTGGTTCTTCTCCCTTCCATTGGAGACCATGGAGCTCGAGCTACTGCTTGAGGGGAGCTTCGAAGGCGATGTCCATCTCTACAATATGGCCTGGCCTCCTTCTTTGGTTGGTG
- the LOC124661423 gene encoding 40S ribosomal protein S7-like, protein MFTARRKIQKAKGVDPTEFEDTVAQAFFDLENGNQELKSDLKDLYINTAIQLDVVGNRKAVVIHVPYRLRKAFRKIHVRLVRELEKKFSGKDVVVVATRKIVRPPKKGSAVQRPRTRTLTSVHDGILEDVAYPAEIVGKRIRYRLDGAKIIKIYLDPKERNNTEYKLETFSAVYRRLCGKEVVFEYPVTESA, encoded by the exons ATGTTCACCGCCAGGAGGAAGATCCAGAAGGCCAAGGGCGTCGACCCCACCGAGTTCGAGGACACCGTCGCGCAG GCTTTCTTCGACCTGGAGAATGGCAACCAGGAGCTCAAGAGCGACCTCAAGGacctctacatcaacaccgccAT CCAGCTGGACGTCGTCGGGAACAGGAAGGCCGTGGTAATCCACGTGCCCTACCGCCTGCGCAAGGCCTTCAGGAAGATCCACGTCAGGCTCGTCAGGGAGCTCGAGAAGAAGTTCAGCGGCAAG GATGTTGTTGTCGTTGCAACAAGGAAGATCGTGAGGCCACCCAAGAAGGGTTCAGCTGTTCAGCGCCCTCGCACAAGAACTCTGACATCTGTCCATGATGGCATCTTGGAGGATGTTGCGTACCCAGCTGAGATCGTCGGAAAGAGGATCAGATACCGTTTGGATGGTGCCAAGATCATCAAG ATCTACTTGGACCCAAAGGAGCGCAACAACACGGAATACAAGCTGGAGACCTTCTCCGCAGTCTACCGCAGGCTCTGCGGGAAGGAGGTCGTCTTTGAGTACCCCGTGACCGAATCCGCCTAA